GGCTCGGCAGCGACACCCACGGGCAACCCACAGAACATGCTGATCGCGAGCCTCTCGGGTCTCTCGTTCCAGGAGTTCGTCGGCTCCCTCGGGCCGGCGGCGGTCGCCGCGACCGCGGTCGTGCTGCTGCTGCTCTTCGTCTTCTTCGGAAGGCAGCTCCCCGAGCGGCCCTTGGTCGGCGCGGAGCGCGAGCCTCCGGCCACGGATCGCGTCCTCCTGGCCAAGTCCCTCGTCGCCATCGTCGGCGTGGTGATCGCCTTCATCGCCGGCGCCAACCTCGCCTGGAGCGCTCTCGCCGGCGCTGCCTTCCTGCTCCTGGTGGCCGGGAACATGGGAGGGGAGGTGCTCCGCGAGGTCAACTGGCTGCTCCTCCTCTTCTTCGCCGGCCTCTTCATCGTCGTCTACGGGGTAGGGCAGACGGGCGTCGCCGAGAGGCTCTTCGACGTGGCGCCCTTGGCCGGGGCGGGCGAGGCGCGACAGGCGATCGCCTTCTCGGCGATCTCGATCGTCGGGTCGAACCTCTTCTCGAACGTGCCCTTCGTGATCCTGGCGGCCAAGTGGATCCCGGCGTTCGCCGATCCGTTGCTGGCCTGGAAGACGCTGGCGCTCGCCTCGACGCTCGCCGGCAACCTGACGATCGTGGGCTCCGTGGCGAACCTGATCGTCTTCGAGATCGCAGGGGCCCGGGGGAGGGTCTCGTTCTGGAGATTCCTCGGCTACGGGCTGCCGATCACGCTGGGAAGCACGGCCGCAGGCGTCGTCCTGCTGCTCCTCTTTCGGTGAGCGGGGGGCGGTGATCGCCCAACCAGGATCCGGGCGTCGGCTGCAGTCCACCTCAGCGTTCGAAATCGAACCTTGCGTCGAAGGGCTCGCTTGGCTAGGTTGCGCGCTGAATTTGAGAGTGCTTTTCAAGATCAACGAACACCATCGGTGAGGGGTTGCGCTGCCGATCGTCGGCCGGGGCGCACCTGGGCTTGGAGAATGAGAATGGTTCGCGGAATCAACATGGGTCGGAACGTGGGGGGAACGCTTCGGCTCCTCCTGATCCTGGCCCTGGCGTCCCTCGTGGGGTTGGGCACGGTGGCCTGCGGGACGGATCGCCATTCGCCGAAGGACGATTGGACGGACCCCGATCCGAACGGCCCAGGTCCAGAGCCCGAGCCCGAGCCGGAGCCGGAACCTGAGCCGGAACCTGAGCCGGAACCCGAGCCGGAACCCGAGCCGGAACCTGAGCCCGAGCCGGAACCTGAGCCCGAGCCGGAACCTGAGCCCGAGCCAGAACCTGAGCCGGAGCCCGTGCTCCCCACCGTCATGCTCGCTCTCCGGTCATCGGAGCCGGTCCTGACGATCCGCCGGGCGATCGTCGACGTGCAGGTCTCTGGCGAGCCGGCCACCAAGTTGACCTACGTGGTGAACGACGGTCCCGAGATCGACGCCGACGGGCTCGACGCCGATGGCCACGCCGTGATCGACGCGACGCCCTCGCTCGGCGAGAACCGCCTCGAGGTCCGCGCGTACGGCGCCGGCGCCGCCTACTCCTCCGAGTCCGTCTCGTTCACCTACGGCCAGATCGCCGCCGCAGGCGCCGCCCACAGCGGCGTGATCCGAGGCGGGCGTGTCTACGTCTGGGGCCGGAACACCAACGGCCAGGCGGGCACCGGCGCCGACGTGAACGCCGACCAGCTCACGCCCTTCCTCCTCGACACCCCCCGCGACGCGGCCTGGATCTCCTTCGCGCAGAACCAGTCCCTGGTGATCCAGCGCGACGGGTCGGTGTGGACCTTCGGCCAGAACGCGGACGGGCAGCTCGGTCAGGCAACGCCGGAGGCGCCGACCGTCGCCGCCACCTATCCCACGCCCACCCGGATCCCCTCGATCACCGACGCGGTCTCGGCCTCCATGGGCCTCCGCCACGCCCTCGTGCTCCTGGCGGACGGCAGCGTCGTCGGCTTCGGCCTCAACGCCATGGGCCAGCTAGGGGACGGCACCACCGCGTCGCGCAACCATCCGGTGGCGGTCCAAGGGCTCTCCGACATCATCAAGCTCGCGGCCGGCTCGGAGACCTCCTTCGCCCTCGACCGGAGCGGAACCGTCTGGGCCTGGGGGCGAAACCAGTTCGGCAACCTCGGGCAGGGCGTCGTCGACACGCAGCCGCATCCCCTGCCGGCGCCGGTTCCGGGCCTCGCGGACATCGTCGACATCGCCGCCGGCCGCGATCACCTCCTGGCCGTGCGGGCCGACGGCCTCGTCTTCGGCTGGGGCCTCTGCGCCAGCGCGCAGTGTGGGAACGGAATCGACGGCTCGGCCCCGGTCCCCACGCCGATCCAGGTCGCGGGCCTCGTGGACGCCACCGCCGTCTGGGCCAGCGGGAACTTCAGCCTGGCCCGCACCGCCGACGGAGCGCTCTGGGGTTGGGGCCAGAACTTCAACGGACAGCTCGGCCAGGGGGTCGACGGCCCCAACGCGGGGAACGGCGGCGGACATCCCAACACCGTGATCCCCACCCGCGCGGTCGAGGAGCTCGAGGGCGTGATCTCGCTGGCCCCCGGCGCCACCCACGTGATCGCGGTGCGCCGGGACGGGCGGGTCTTCGCCTGGGGGTGGAGCTTCCGCGGCACCCTGGGTCGAAGCGACGTTCGCAGCCAGTGGAGCTACGCCGCTCCCGTGGAGGTCGACTTCGAGACGGCGGCGGTAGAGGAGGGCGAGGCTCGGCCCGGCGGTCTCACCTCCGTGGACAATCGCTCGGCGCAGGCGTTCAACCAGCCCGCCGCCAACCTCGTCTTCGATCGGCGTACGCCCTTCGTCACCGGCAAGGAGCTCTTTCGGATGCAGTGGCTCCCCCGGGTCGATCCGGGGGAGGGCGGCGCCCGGGGCGGGCTGGGGCCCCTCTTCCATGAAAACTCCTGCGTGGCCTGTCACCAGGGCAACGGAAGGGGGGCGCCGGCGCGGGAGGGCGAAGCGCCGATCTCCCTCCTGGTCCGGATCGGCACGCCCGCCGATCCCGATCCGGTCTACGGCGATCAGCTCCAGCCGAGGGGAATCGACGGCGTGCCCGCCGAGGGCCGGGTCGTCGTCTCCTACCTGGAGCGGCGCGGCCAATACGCCGACGGCGAGGCCTACACGCTCTACGAGCCCCTCGTCGATGTCGTCGACCTCGCGTACGGCCCGCTCCACCCCGACGCGAGGCTCTCGGCCCGGATCGCCCAGCCGATGATCGGCCTCGGGCTGCTCGAGGCGGTCCCGGACTCGGCGCTCGACGCCTTGCTCCGGCGGAACCGCGAGGCGGGGAGGGGGATCGACGGTCGGACCAACCGCGTGTGGAGCGTGCGGCACCAGGCCTTTCGCACGGGCCGCTTCGGATGGAAGGCGAACCAGCCCGACCTCGAGCAGCAGAACGCCGCGGCATTCCTCGGCGATCTGGGCGTCACGAGCCCGCTCTTTCCGACAGAGCCGTGCACGCCCAGCCAGACCGCGTGTCTGGCGGCCCGCCACGGCGGCGCGCCCGAGCTCTCGCGGTCGGAGCTCGACGCGATCACCTTTTTCAGTCGCTTCGTCGCCGTGCCC
The Vulgatibacter incomptus DNA segment above includes these coding regions:
- a CDS encoding di-heme oxidoredictase family protein, with amino-acid sequence MLPTVMLALRSSEPVLTIRRAIVDVQVSGEPATKLTYVVNDGPEIDADGLDADGHAVIDATPSLGENRLEVRAYGAGAAYSSESVSFTYGQIAAAGAAHSGVIRGGRVYVWGRNTNGQAGTGADVNADQLTPFLLDTPRDAAWISFAQNQSLVIQRDGSVWTFGQNADGQLGQATPEAPTVAATYPTPTRIPSITDAVSASMGLRHALVLLADGSVVGFGLNAMGQLGDGTTASRNHPVAVQGLSDIIKLAAGSETSFALDRSGTVWAWGRNQFGNLGQGVVDTQPHPLPAPVPGLADIVDIAAGRDHLLAVRADGLVFGWGLCASAQCGNGIDGSAPVPTPIQVAGLVDATAVWASGNFSLARTADGALWGWGQNFNGQLGQGVDGPNAGNGGGHPNTVIPTRAVEELEGVISLAPGATHVIAVRRDGRVFAWGWSFRGTLGRSDVRSQWSYAAPVEVDFETAAVEEGEARPGGLTSVDNRSAQAFNQPAANLVFDRRTPFVTGKELFRMQWLPRVDPGEGGARGGLGPLFHENSCVACHQGNGRGAPAREGEAPISLLVRIGTPADPDPVYGDQLQPRGIDGVPAEGRVVVSYLERRGQYADGEAYTLYEPLVDVVDLAYGPLHPDARLSARIAQPMIGLGLLEAVPDSALDALLRRNREAGRGIDGRTNRVWSVRHQAFRTGRFGWKANQPDLEQQNAAAFLGDLGVTSPLFPTEPCTPSQTACLAARHGGAPELSRSELDAITFFSRFVAVPARVGVDDPVVLRGKALFHRIECSTCHNPTFTTAEVAGTPELSGQTIWPYTDLLLHDMGDDLADGRPDFDATGREWRTPPLWGIGLTATVGGTARFLHDGRARSIAEAILWHGGEAESAREAFRSLPRSDRQALLAFVENL
- a CDS encoding SLC13 family permease — its product is MTAALIVFAITYLFILGQPLPFIRLERPAAALVGAVAMVVVGAVSPAEAYRDAIDYQTLALLLGMMILTGYLQAAGFFRWASHAVIRGARTPRRLLAGITVICAALSALLVNDTVCLMVTPLVVQVIDDSDLPPLPFLLAIAFGANAGSAATPTGNPQNMLIASLSGLSFQEFVGSLGPAAVAATAVVLLLLFVFFGRQLPERPLVGAEREPPATDRVLLAKSLVAIVGVVIAFIAGANLAWSALAGAAFLLLVAGNMGGEVLREVNWLLLLFFAGLFIVVYGVGQTGVAERLFDVAPLAGAGEARQAIAFSAISIVGSNLFSNVPFVILAAKWIPAFADPLLAWKTLALASTLAGNLTIVGSVANLIVFEIAGARGRVSFWRFLGYGLPITLGSTAAGVVLLLLFR